The proteins below come from a single Melitaea cinxia chromosome 9, ilMelCinx1.1, whole genome shotgun sequence genomic window:
- the LOC123656729 gene encoding 4-hydroxyphenylpyruvate dioxygenase-like codes for MSLYSDLFLIKFILDNINTDFSAKYQVFWSYTVSVFVVHGRKFVKQNLVLLLVKMTSYTNKGKKPEQGSFLAFDHVTFWVSNAKQAASYYITRFGFEPLAYKGLETGSRKFVSHAVKLNKITFVFQSQYEPEETDFVNEVGHHGDFVKDVAFQVENLDYILNYAKQQGAVVVRDLWEETDEFGVVRMAKLKTYGDNTHTLVDRSKYSGPFLPGYQLLGKDPIQKYLPKVEINFIDHVVGNQPDNGMEEAASWYERCLQFHRFWSVDDKQVCTEYSALRSVVMANWEETVKMPINEPAVGKRKSQIQEYVEYHGGAGVQHIAINTEDIITAIENLRARGVEFLTIPSKYYTLIREKLKHSKVKVAESIDTLERLNILIDYDDDGYLLQIFTKNTQDRPTLFLEVIQRRNHNGFGAGNFKTLFESIELEQEKRGNL; via the exons ATGTCGCTTTACTCAgacttgtttttaattaaattcattttagaCAATATAAATACTGATTTCTCAGCGAAATATCAGGTTTTCTGGAGTTATACCGTATCAGTTTTTGTTGTACACGGACGTAAATTCGTAAAGCAAAATTTGGTTTTGTTACTCGTCAAAATG acatCGTATACGAATAAAGGTAAAAAGCCGGAGCAGGGTAGTTTTTtggcatttgatcatgtcactTTTTGGGTGTCGAATGCAAAACAA GCAGCCAGTTATTACATAACACGGTTTGGTTTCGAACCACTGGCATACAAAGGTTTGGAAACGGGTTCTAGAAAATTCGTATCTCATGCCGTCAAACTAAATAAG ataacatttGTATTTCAATCTCAATACGAACCTGAGGAGACTGATTTTGTCAACGAAGTAGGTCATCACGGCGATTTTGTCAAGGACGTCGCCTTCCAAGTGGAGAATttagactatattttaaattatgcgaAACAACAAGGCGCTGTTGTTGTGAGAGATCTTTGGGAGGAAACCGATGAATTTGGTGTTGTTAGGATGGCAAAACTGAAAACT TATGGTGACAATACTCACACATTGGTGGATAGATCAAAATACAGTGGACCTTTTCTCCCTGGCTATCAGCTCTTAGGAAAGGATCCCATACAAAAATATCT gcCGAAGGTAGAGATCAATTTCATCGATCACGTTGTTGGCAATCAACCAGATAATGGCATGGAGGAGGCTGCATCGTGGTACGAACGTTGTCTACAATTTCACAG attctGGTCAGTCGACGATAAACAAGTTTGCACGGAGTATTCTGCACTCCGTTCCGTAGTGATGGCTAACTGGGAAGAGACAGTGAAGATGCCGATCAACGAGCCAGCAGTTGGCAAACGCAAGAGCCAGATACAAGAGTATGTGGAGTACCACGGCGGGGCTGGCGTGCAACATATCGCTATCAATACTGAGGATATCATTACTGCG ATTGAAAACCTTCGAGCTCGTGGTGTCGAGTTTCTTACCATACCATCAAAATATTACACACTAATCCGAGAAAAATTGAAACACAGTAAAGTTAAGGTCGCTGAAAGCATAGACACGCTGGAGCGTCTCAACATCCTCATAGACTACGATGACGATGGTTATCTTCTGCAAATATTCACGAAAAACACACAGGATCGACCAACACTGTTCTTAGAGGTTATTCAGAGAAGGAATCACAAT ggtTTTGGTGCTGGCAACTTCAAGACCCTGTTTGAATCTATTGAGTTAGAACAAGAAAAGCGCGGCAATCTATAG
- the LOC123656730 gene encoding translocation protein SEC62 — protein sequence MADKRKIKKRKEEFGEPLVSEKPTSEEYAVAKWLKANVPTKKTKFLNHHVEYFTGTKAVDALLTSKWATGNNPIFITRHDVTDYLHQMLVHKLFHRAKKVPVSEQELKGKKKKDRDNAKSGDEKDGDKSQASACESKDKDGKDKEKEKKKRKIRLEMHMEQMFLDSLDAYVWIYDPMPWYYWLCGALVVFGTIGVCMFPLWPATVRKGVYYLSVAAAAFLVMIIALAVLRVVVFCLVWILTLSRHHLWLLPNLTEDVGFFASFWPLYKYEYRGPGYQSDKSSKSKKKRKKDKNSDEEDEKTPLVQAEKQAETVSPPQTKTVETKKEPSVESNVQEDATVTQDKLSESESENSQRSSTDRDFEMIEPADVEPDPKDNAT from the exons GAGTTCGGTGAACCTCTCGTATCAGAGAAGCCGACGAGTGAAGAGTACGCTGTTGCGAAATGGCTGAAGGCTAACGTCCCTACAAAGAAGACGAAATTCCTCAACCACCACGTTGAATACTTCACAG gcaCAAAGGCAGTAGATGCACTTCTTACCTCGAAATGGGCAACTGGAAACAATCCGATCTTCATAACGCGACACGATGTCACCGATTATTTGCATCAAATGCTTGTGCACAAACTATTCCATAGAGCTAAGAAG GTACCAGTTAGTGAGCAAGagttaaaaggaaaaaagaagaAGGACAGAGATAATGCAAAGAGTGGTGATGAGAAGGATGGAGACAAAAGTCAAGCGAGTGCCTGTGAATCTAAG GACAAAGATGGCAAGGATAAGGAAAAGGAAAAGAAGAAGCGCAAGATTCGTCTGGAAATGCACATGGAACAAATGTTCTTAGACAGTTTGGACGCATATGTGTGGATATATGATCCTATGCCGTGGTACTACTGGCTTTGTGGCGCGCTAGTGGTGTTTGGAACTATAGGTGTCTGCATGTTCCCACTCTGGCCGGCTACTGTTAG GAAAGGTGTTTATTACCTCAGTGTCGCTGCAGCGGCATTCCTAGTAATGATAATAGCATTGGCAGTTCTAAGAGTGGTAGTGTTCTGTCTTGTTTGGATACTAACTCTGTCCAGGCATCATTTGTGGCTTCTACCCAATTTAACTGAGGATGTTGGATTCTTTGCCTCGTTCTGGCCACTTTATAAG taCGAATATCGTGGACCTGGCTACCAAAGCGATAAATCATCGAAAAGCAAGAAAAAACGTAAGAAAGATAAAAACTCAGATGAAGAAGATGAGAAAACTCCTCTAGTGCAAGCCGAGAAACAAGCAGAGACCGTCTCTCCACCTCAAACGAAGACTGTAGAGACTAA GAAAGAGCCATCTGTAGAATCAAACGTACAAGAGGATGCAACGGTCACGCAAGATAAACTCTCAGAATCAGAATCAGAAAATAGTCAACGATCGTCAACAGACAGGGACTTTGAAATGATCGAACCAGCGGACGTTGAACCGGACCCCAAAGACAACGCAACTTAA